The Halomicronema hongdechloris C2206 genome includes a window with the following:
- a CDS encoding DUF5615 family PIN-like protein, which yields MTIALYMDEHVPLAITEGLRRRGVDILTVQEDDRRGYPDPALLDRALELGRVLFSQDEDFPIEASRRQAEGIDFAGVIYARQTAVSVGDCVRDLDLIAKVAEPEDYFNQIQYLPL from the coding sequence GTGACGATCGCGCTCTATATGGATGAGCATGTGCCGCTGGCAATCACGGAAGGATTACGTCGTCGAGGAGTTGATATCCTTACGGTTCAAGAAGATGATCGCAGGGGTTATCCTGATCCGGCTTTACTTGATCGGGCACTGGAGTTAGGGCGAGTCCTATTTTCGCAAGATGAGGATTTCCCCATTGAAGCATCACGTCGTCAAGCAGAAGGAATTGACTTTGCCGGAGTGATCTATGCTCGCCAAACAGCAGTATCGGTAGGTGATTGTGTTCGAGACTTGGACCTGATTGCAAAAGTCGCCGAACCAGAAGATTATTTCAACCAGATTCAATATCTTCCGTTGTAA
- a CDS encoding DUF433 domain-containing protein, translating to MTLTTTDYKYIQINENGIPVIADTTMKVIELITSVKAYGWNPDELHANYPHLSMSQIHSALAYYWDHKADMDAEIEQIDQWAAHARQQVGESAVARKLREQGLL from the coding sequence ATGACTCTCACTACTACAGACTACAAATATATTCAAATTAATGAAAATGGAATTCCGGTTATCGCCGATACTACGATGAAGGTGATCGAGTTGATTACCTCTGTCAAAGCCTATGGCTGGAATCCCGACGAACTTCACGCCAACTATCCCCATCTTTCTATGAGCCAGATTCATTCTGCCCTGGCGTATTACTGGGATCACAAAGCAGATATGGATGCTGAAATTGAGCAGATCGACCAGTGGGCAGCCCATGCCCGTCAACAGGTAGGAGAATCAGCAGTCGCTCGGAAACTACGGGAGCAAGGATTGCTGTGA
- a CDS encoding 5'-methylthioadenosine/S-adenosylhomocysteine nucleosidase family protein: protein MTSYPKRKFPILAERPNDTGTYPGVEIGVIASGDNVIADPDVRDRIAAYSRRIRAIEMEGYGVSKAAWDQRIRCLIVRALCDYADDTKDGTKDKPWQLYAAAAAAGFIKHLLMFDVSEEEAGNS from the coding sequence GTGACCAGTTACCCTAAAAGAAAGTTTCCCATTCTTGCTGAGCGACCTAATGATACTGGAACTTACCCTGGAGTCGAGATTGGTGTTATTGCTTCCGGAGACAACGTCATTGCCGATCCCGACGTGCGAGATAGGATTGCTGCCTATAGCCGAAGAATTCGGGCAATTGAAATGGAAGGATATGGTGTCAGCAAAGCGGCATGGGATCAACGGATACGATGTCTTATTGTCCGTGCCTTGTGTGACTATGCGGACGATACTAAAGACGGCACTAAAGACAAGCCCTGGCAACTTTACGCAGCAGCAGCGGCAGCAGGGTTCATCAAGCATCTATTGATGTTTGATGTATCGGAGGAGGAAGCAGGTAACTCCTGA
- the tnpC gene encoding IS66 family transposase, whose amino-acid sequence MKKPPQPEPTLSEIDPEEQGARYGYERYCEQRAETERLTQRVKELEEQFETLSEKLRKLTRRTSETSSQPPSSDGPKKPKRDQQKSQRKRGPKYNHPGTTRHGFGWIDHSVLLDMQSCPICGGAVERQPQGTKRQQVAELVPELVEIWEYERPLYRCPACEWQGYQDLPLGCREGFSYGGRLSSVVGWLGYGGNLSWSKQRYVVESIFGIPMSQGSLAKLHQWFCEALQPAYEHWWSWIQQPGVRCVDETSYRLNGVNHWLWIATAPECCVLFFAPTRSSAEVNALLGGEFAGVLSSDCWSAYGPQSAAAKQKCWAHIERDLKALTISRFPENREFAQRILPIIQTARQAHRDYHWGQFSLGELQALRPIVEAELAHVLEHPPNGRWTADSQALSNRFRRYCSDWFTFLSQPEVNPDNNDAERGLRPVVIHRNVSGGARSEWGAQLVAMMVSFLESMRRQGENAVDQLFELLASSGCSPPVLLPG is encoded by the coding sequence ATGAAAAAGCCACCGCAGCCAGAGCCAACCCTCTCCGAGATCGACCCTGAAGAGCAAGGGGCGAGGTACGGGTACGAGCGCTATTGCGAGCAACGAGCGGAGACAGAGCGCCTGACGCAACGGGTGAAAGAGCTCGAGGAGCAGTTCGAGACCCTGAGCGAGAAGCTCAGGAAGCTAACCCGGCGGACCAGTGAAACCAGCTCACAGCCGCCATCCTCTGATGGCCCCAAGAAACCGAAGCGGGATCAGCAAAAGTCCCAGCGAAAACGAGGCCCCAAATACAACCACCCTGGCACGACCCGCCATGGCTTTGGTTGGATTGACCACAGCGTGTTACTCGACATGCAGAGTTGCCCGATCTGCGGCGGTGCAGTGGAGCGCCAACCCCAAGGGACAAAGCGACAGCAAGTGGCCGAATTAGTGCCAGAGCTCGTCGAGATTTGGGAGTACGAGCGACCGTTGTATCGGTGTCCCGCCTGCGAGTGGCAAGGCTATCAGGACTTGCCGCTGGGATGCCGGGAGGGGTTTAGCTATGGCGGCCGCTTGAGTAGTGTGGTGGGTTGGCTGGGGTATGGCGGCAACTTATCGTGGTCAAAACAGCGCTATGTGGTCGAGAGTATCTTCGGGATTCCGATGTCTCAGGGGAGTTTGGCGAAGCTGCATCAGTGGTTTTGCGAGGCCTTACAACCGGCCTATGAGCACTGGTGGAGCTGGATTCAACAGCCGGGGGTGCGCTGTGTCGATGAGACCAGTTATCGCTTGAACGGGGTGAATCATTGGCTGTGGATTGCCACCGCCCCCGAGTGCTGTGTGCTGTTCTTTGCCCCTACCCGCAGTTCGGCAGAAGTCAACGCGCTTTTGGGAGGCGAGTTTGCGGGCGTCCTCAGCAGCGACTGCTGGTCCGCCTACGGGCCGCAATCGGCCGCCGCCAAGCAGAAATGCTGGGCCCACATTGAGCGGGACTTAAAGGCATTGACAATCTCTCGCTTCCCGGAAAATCGAGAGTTCGCCCAGCGCATCTTGCCGATTATTCAGACCGCTCGGCAGGCCCACCGGGACTATCATTGGGGTCAATTCAGTCTCGGCGAACTCCAAGCGCTGCGGCCGATTGTCGAGGCAGAATTAGCCCATGTGCTTGAGCACCCCCCCAACGGGCGTTGGACCGCTGATTCTCAAGCCTTGAGCAACCGGTTTCGTCGCTATTGCTCAGACTGGTTTACCTTTCTCTCTCAGCCTGAGGTTAACCCGGACAACAATGATGCGGAGCGAGGCCTACGGCCGGTGGTGATTCATCGCAACGTCAGTGGCGGTGCCCGCAGTGAGTGGGGGGCTCAGCTCGTGGCGATGATGGTCAGCTTCCTCGAATCGATGCGCCGTCAGGGTGAAAACGCGGTAGACCAGCTCTTTGAGCTCCTCGCCTCATCAGGGTGCTCGCCTCCTGTTCTGTTACCAGGATAA
- a CDS encoding nucleoside phosphorylase-I family protein, producing MKLALIDSKSYPNSKFWICAVIPYPFHLQILGDLVIGESVYYFELGKLTPKGKLEEPEQIPADEWLLNLAKAVPKR from the coding sequence TTGAAACTTGCCCTGATTGACTCGAAGAGTTACCCCAACTCAAAATTTTGGATCTGCGCCGTAATCCCTTACCCTTTCCACCTGCAAATTCTCGGTGATTTAGTCATTGGAGAGAGCGTTTATTACTTTGAACTCGGTAAATTGACCCCTAAAGGCAAACTCGAAGAACCTGAGCAAATTCCTGCTGATGAATGGCTTTTGAACCTGGCAAAAGCGGTTCCTAAAAGGTAA
- the ltrA gene encoding group II intron reverse transcriptase/maturase, whose amino-acid sequence MTDSDVSMNLDRGDTVWRTVMQPALDINLMAKVVAKANLQKAWQRVKSNQGAPGSDGMSLEAFPGYAREHWPTIRQSLWNGTYHPQPVRRVVIPKPGGRGERLLGVPCVVDRVIQQAILQVLTPIFDPGFSESSFGSRPQRSAHGAIAQIKGYLKEGYRVAVDLDLEKFFDTVHHDVLMSRVSRKVHDKVLLKLIGRYLRAGVMVDGIIQATAWGTPQGSPLSPLLANILLAELDQELEQRGHRFVRYMDDLVILVRSERAGKRVMASVSRYLTQKLKLKVNRQKSQVVNVHDLEYLGFQFRGIRVYWSDQAFADFKHRLKGLTARSWRVSMAHRLERLNQYLRGWMGYFGISQYYHSIPDLDGWLRRRLRMCYWKQWRRPRTRIQKLLELGTDKRHAIRTGISRKGYWHLSRTLATQTGMTNEWLAKQGLLSIRDLWMKAQGYI is encoded by the coding sequence ATGACGGACTCAGACGTATCAATGAACCTGGATAGGGGAGACACGGTCTGGCGCACGGTCATGCAGCCAGCCTTAGACATCAACCTGATGGCGAAGGTGGTAGCGAAAGCCAATCTGCAGAAGGCATGGCAACGAGTGAAGTCAAACCAGGGAGCACCCGGCAGTGACGGGATGTCTCTGGAAGCCTTTCCAGGCTATGCCCGCGAGCATTGGCCCACCATTCGTCAGTCCTTGTGGAATGGAACTTACCACCCTCAACCCGTGCGGCGGGTGGTAATACCCAAACCAGGGGGTCGAGGGGAAAGATTGCTCGGTGTGCCCTGTGTGGTCGACCGCGTGATTCAACAAGCCATTCTGCAAGTGCTCACGCCAATCTTTGACCCCGGCTTTTCCGAGTCAAGTTTTGGCAGTCGCCCCCAACGCTCGGCTCATGGAGCCATTGCCCAGATAAAGGGCTATCTGAAGGAGGGCTATCGCGTCGCGGTGGATTTGGACTTAGAGAAATTCTTCGATACCGTTCATCATGATGTGCTGATGTCCCGCGTTTCACGCAAGGTGCACGACAAAGTGCTTCTGAAACTGATAGGCCGCTATCTACGAGCTGGCGTCATGGTGGACGGCATCATCCAGGCAACGGCATGGGGAACCCCGCAAGGGTCGCCCTTGTCGCCGCTGCTCGCCAACATTTTGTTGGCTGAACTAGATCAGGAACTGGAGCAGCGAGGCCACCGCTTTGTGCGCTACATGGATGACTTGGTCATTCTGGTCAGAAGTGAGCGGGCAGGCAAGCGGGTCATGGCTTCTGTGAGTCGATATCTGACCCAAAAGCTGAAGCTGAAGGTGAATCGGCAAAAGTCCCAGGTAGTGAATGTCCATGACTTGGAATACCTCGGATTTCAATTTCGAGGGATCCGAGTCTATTGGTCGGACCAAGCCTTTGCAGACTTTAAACACCGACTGAAAGGGCTAACGGCCCGCAGTTGGCGCGTCTCAATGGCCCATCGCCTGGAGCGATTGAACCAGTACTTGAGAGGCTGGATGGGTTACTTTGGCATCTCGCAGTATTATCACTCGATACCGGATCTCGATGGATGGCTGAGGCGTCGCCTTCGGATGTGTTACTGGAAACAGTGGCGTCGACCGCGCACGCGCATTCAGAAGCTCCTGGAATTGGGGACGGATAAGCGTCATGCGATTCGGACAGGCATTAGCCGTAAGGGCTATTGGCACCTGTCGCGAACGCTGGCAACGCAAACGGGGATGACCAATGAGTGGTTAGCAAAGCAAGGATTGTTGTCGATACGTGACCTTTGGATGAAAGCCCAGGGTTACATTTAA
- a CDS encoding pepsin/retropepsin-like aspartic protease family protein, whose protein sequence is MRFRYSTTDTSQNEFDSLPRVPLILRREGRTVEALGLVDSGATVNVMPYELGLQLGATWDDSRAIIQLAGNLGNQPATPFSAMVQVGDIAPVQLAFAWTKGPNAPLILGQTNFFVEFDICFYRSKMEFEVKPKSP, encoded by the coding sequence ATGCGTTTCCGCTATTCCACCACCGATACCTCCCAGAACGAGTTCGATAGTCTTCCACGGGTGCCGCTCATTCTTCGTCGCGAGGGGCGTACAGTTGAAGCCCTCGGCCTGGTTGACAGTGGCGCAACCGTCAACGTTATGCCTTATGAACTGGGTCTACAGCTTGGGGCCACCTGGGACGACAGCAGAGCAATCATTCAACTGGCAGGAAATTTGGGCAACCAACCAGCTACACCATTCTCCGCGATGGTTCAAGTTGGAGATATCGCTCCAGTTCAATTAGCCTTTGCTTGGACTAAAGGCCCCAATGCACCATTGATTCTAGGTCAGACGAACTTTTTTGTGGAGTTCGACATATGTTTTTATCGCTCTAAGATGGAATTCGAGGTTAAGCCCAAGTCGCCGTAA
- a CDS encoding integron integrase: MEPRPRKLLDQVRDAIRLKHYSYKTEQTYVGWIRRYILFHNKQHPKEMGSAEIEAFLTHLAVEQQVSASTQNQAFSALLFLYRQVLNQDLGSSINAVRARPSRYLPTVLTKAEVRSILSRVTKSPGLVIQILYGSGLRLNEGLRLRVKDLDFAQRQIIVRDAKGHESRVTMLPSSLIDPLRQHLQHVRRLHQHDLDRGYGSVYLPFALERKYPYADRAWIWQFVFPSLSRSKDPRSGLVRRHHLHESSVQRTLKQAVREAGIPKRVSCHTFRHSFATHLLEDGYDIRTVQELLGHKDVKTTMIYTHVLNRGGCGVRSPLDG; the protein is encoded by the coding sequence ATGGAACCCCGACCTAGGAAGCTGCTCGACCAGGTTCGAGATGCTATTCGGCTGAAACATTATTCCTATAAAACTGAGCAGACCTACGTAGGTTGGATTCGTCGCTATATCCTTTTCCACAACAAGCAGCATCCCAAGGAAATGGGTAGTGCTGAGATTGAGGCATTCTTGACTCATCTCGCTGTTGAACAGCAGGTGTCAGCCTCGACTCAAAATCAGGCATTCAGTGCTCTGCTGTTTTTATACCGTCAGGTCTTGAACCAAGACTTAGGTAGCTCTATCAATGCTGTCCGGGCTAGGCCATCCCGGTATTTGCCAACGGTGCTCACCAAGGCTGAGGTGAGATCAATACTCAGCCGGGTGACTAAGAGTCCCGGCCTCGTGATTCAGATACTCTACGGTAGTGGCTTACGGCTCAATGAAGGATTGCGGCTACGCGTCAAAGATTTGGATTTTGCCCAGCGTCAAATTATCGTCCGTGATGCCAAAGGCCACGAAAGTCGAGTCACAATGCTCCCAAGCAGTTTGATTGACCCTCTACGGCAGCATCTACAGCATGTGAGGCGGCTTCATCAGCATGATTTAGACCGGGGGTATGGTTCGGTTTATCTTCCCTTTGCATTAGAACGCAAATATCCCTATGCCGATCGCGCCTGGATTTGGCAATTTGTATTTCCGTCTCTATCAAGATCCAAAGATCCGCGCAGTGGGCTGGTTAGACGACACCATCTACATGAAAGTAGCGTGCAGCGAACGCTCAAACAGGCAGTTCGGGAGGCCGGTATCCCAAAACGAGTCAGTTGTCATACGTTTCGACACAGTTTTGCCACCCACCTGCTTGAAGATGGCTACGACATTCGCACTGTGCAGGAACTGCTAGGGCACAAGGATGTAAAGACGACTATGATTTATACCCACGTGCTGAATCGAGGTGGGTGTGGGGTACGTAGTCCGCTGGATGGGTAG
- a CDS encoding cobyrinate a,c-diamide synthase, whose product MGLVIAGERSGVGKTTVTLALLAALREQGRRVQSFKVGPDYIDPMFHRQVTNRPCYNLDPVLTSEAYVRWVYGEHTRDRPYALIEGVMGLFDGATGVTDWASTAHIARLLELPVLLVLDASRLAGSVAALAHGYRSLDPGLKMAGVVLNRVGSERHLALLRAALDRISMPILGVLRRQDDITIPDRHLGLVPTDELPQLRQILQRLAVLGQQCFAWQQLEPWWRQPPREIPEAPLDNLPQPLASARIAVAWDRAFSFYYPDNLALLQQAGAEVVYWSPLQDQTLPDDIQGLYFGGGFPEVFAEELSHNCRLRQQVQEAVARGLPTYGECGGLMYLCDRIIDFDGRRWPMVGVLPTTVQMGTRLTLGYRQATALQDSLLLPQGVQVWGHEFHRSQLLQSPEAPLYRLRRYDATTSLGNEGWHRGHLQASYVHLHWGGCPEMVTRFVHTCGARSL is encoded by the coding sequence ATGGGATTGGTCATCGCGGGGGAACGCAGTGGAGTGGGCAAGACCACCGTGACGCTGGCATTGCTGGCGGCTCTGAGGGAACAGGGGCGGCGGGTGCAGTCGTTTAAGGTGGGGCCGGACTATATCGATCCTATGTTTCACCGCCAGGTGACGAATCGCCCCTGCTATAACTTGGATCCGGTCTTGACTTCAGAAGCCTATGTACGGTGGGTATATGGGGAACACACTAGGGATAGGCCCTATGCCCTGATCGAGGGAGTCATGGGGCTCTTTGATGGCGCTACTGGCGTCACCGATTGGGCCAGTACGGCCCACATTGCTCGCCTGTTGGAATTGCCGGTGCTGCTGGTGCTGGATGCTAGTCGTCTGGCTGGGTCGGTGGCGGCCTTGGCCCATGGTTACCGCAGTTTAGACCCTGGTCTCAAGATGGCTGGGGTGGTGCTGAATCGGGTGGGGAGTGAGCGGCATCTGGCCCTGCTGAGGGCGGCTCTAGATCGAATCTCAATGCCCATCTTGGGAGTGTTGCGGCGTCAGGACGATATCACCATTCCCGATCGCCATCTGGGGTTGGTGCCGACCGATGAACTCCCCCAGCTGCGGCAGATCTTGCAACGCTTGGCGGTTCTGGGTCAGCAATGTTTTGCTTGGCAGCAGTTGGAACCGTGGTGGCGTCAGCCGCCGAGGGAGATTCCTGAAGCTCCCTTAGATAACCTGCCCCAGCCGTTAGCATCGGCGCGGATCGCGGTGGCCTGGGATCGGGCCTTTAGCTTTTACTATCCTGATAATCTGGCTTTACTGCAGCAAGCCGGGGCCGAGGTGGTGTATTGGAGCCCACTGCAGGATCAGACCCTGCCGGATGATATCCAGGGACTGTACTTCGGCGGCGGCTTTCCGGAGGTATTTGCTGAAGAGCTATCCCATAATTGCAGGCTGCGGCAGCAGGTACAGGAGGCCGTAGCCAGAGGGCTGCCGACCTATGGGGAGTGTGGTGGGCTGATGTATCTGTGCGATCGCATCATTGACTTTGACGGTCGCCGTTGGCCCATGGTGGGGGTCTTGCCCACCACCGTACAGATGGGCACACGATTGACCCTGGGCTATCGCCAGGCGACGGCCTTGCAAGATAGCCTGCTGTTACCCCAGGGAGTCCAGGTGTGGGGCCATGAATTCCATCGCTCCCAGCTGTTGCAATCCCCGGAGGCGCCCTTGTATCGTTTGCGCCGCTACGATGCCACGACCAGCCTGGGGAATGAGGGCTGGCATCGGGGCCATTTGCAAGCTTCCTATGTGCATCTGCACTGGGGCGGCTGTCCTGAGATGGTGACTCGGTTTGTTCACACCTGTGGGGCGCGGTCCCTGTAA
- a CDS encoding TrmH family RNA methyltransferase, producing MIYSLILMEASDQTALLDYLEQFLTPARRAKIDAVLAQRTRHVAVVLEDINSPHNASAVLRTCDAMGVQDIHIIETHNRFKVNQGVTMGSNKWLTLHRYNRDAANNTQICFQHLRQQGYRIAATTPHHQAYVPEDIPLDQKLAVVLGSEVKGLSDDALTEADLTLQIPMVGFSESFNISVSAALCLYPITRRLRATSLAWQLTPAQQEAIRLEWYRASRRSIDELEKRFWQQRRQAAGPS from the coding sequence GTGATTTATTCTCTAATCCTCATGGAGGCCAGTGACCAAACAGCCCTACTCGATTATTTAGAACAGTTTCTGACCCCAGCTCGTCGGGCCAAGATCGATGCCGTGTTGGCTCAACGCACTCGCCATGTAGCCGTGGTCTTAGAAGATATCAACAGTCCCCACAATGCCAGCGCCGTCCTGCGTACCTGTGATGCCATGGGGGTACAAGACATTCATATCATCGAGACCCACAACCGCTTCAAGGTTAATCAGGGGGTCACCATGGGCAGCAATAAGTGGTTAACGTTGCATCGGTACAATCGAGACGCCGCCAACAATACCCAGATCTGCTTTCAGCACCTGCGGCAACAGGGTTATCGCATCGCCGCCACCACGCCCCATCACCAAGCCTATGTTCCCGAAGACATTCCCCTAGATCAAAAGCTTGCCGTAGTACTGGGCAGTGAAGTGAAGGGACTGTCTGACGATGCCCTGACCGAGGCCGACCTAACCTTGCAAATCCCGATGGTGGGCTTCAGTGAAAGCTTTAATATTTCTGTCAGTGCGGCCCTGTGTCTATATCCCATCACCCGGCGGTTGCGGGCTACTTCCTTAGCGTGGCAGCTAACACCAGCGCAGCAAGAGGCCATTCGTCTGGAATGGTATCGGGCCTCGCGGCGCTCCATTGATGAGTTGGAAAAACGCTTTTGGCAGCAACGACGGCAGGCAGCCGGGCCTTCTTAA
- a CDS encoding DUF1565 domain-containing protein: MVILRFPFLALAAVSGTLLYGLADAAIAMAAETSPAGASRPSRQDGQLARGYQLIHVNAEAGSDRIGDGSQMWPLQTITQALSQAQPNTVILLAPGEYSAATGETFPLRLRPGVTVQGSPGGRVVIRGGDRYLSPAEGLQTVAILAVDRAGLGNVIVSNPHGGHGVWIESGSPVLQDNAFIGNGRSGVYIVGNGAPQIRRNYFTQNEVAGLIIGGPSQAEVVGNVFEATGTGIVVLPGATPRLANNQISHNQDGLVIQANAQPLLQQNQISQNRRNGVVEFAPSQPAFPETAVGHAAETAAAATRGTDQSASGSDEAETTAALGHLPGNDTVTLPNPAAAAASSSSDLSALRARLRELAQGQSTAPAAEQSSSDDDVPEDPAAAPTVGDAESLADSGDSSGNTVAEARTENLSGAEAGDGDGDGDGDGDAIASGNQPPAIAAASAARWEQQQQPALTLDRLREHLAAGQTTTPHSPEGINSSESVALTVIPPPVTPTVSETTVARDSPAEPAQQSLPSSQSSQQEPSLPELPPQARESAPLEVPGARIPMGQDGTLPTLTLSQTPANSPESPPPPPSRASALGLHYRVLVPLGQEITPAQVQAQVPDAFRVQFDGHLMMQVGAYPDRASAEEQATRLREAGFEAEIEYTP; this comes from the coding sequence ATGGTGATACTCCGTTTTCCCTTCCTGGCCCTGGCTGCCGTCAGTGGCACCCTACTATATGGCCTAGCTGATGCGGCTATCGCGATGGCAGCAGAGACGTCTCCAGCAGGAGCCTCCCGTCCGTCCCGCCAGGATGGGCAGCTGGCCCGTGGCTATCAGTTAATTCATGTCAATGCGGAAGCGGGTAGCGATCGCATCGGGGATGGTAGTCAGATGTGGCCCCTGCAGACAATTACCCAGGCCCTCAGCCAGGCCCAGCCCAATACAGTGATTTTGTTGGCGCCCGGGGAGTATAGCGCTGCCACTGGGGAGACATTTCCCCTACGGCTGCGACCTGGGGTGACGGTGCAAGGCAGCCCAGGGGGACGGGTGGTGATTCGTGGCGGCGATCGATATCTGAGCCCGGCAGAGGGGCTCCAGACGGTGGCGATTTTGGCGGTGGATCGGGCTGGCCTTGGCAATGTGATCGTCTCTAACCCCCATGGTGGCCATGGGGTGTGGATTGAGTCGGGCAGCCCGGTACTGCAGGACAATGCCTTTATCGGCAACGGACGGTCTGGGGTTTACATCGTCGGCAATGGGGCCCCTCAGATTCGGCGCAATTACTTTACCCAGAATGAGGTAGCGGGGTTGATCATTGGCGGCCCTTCTCAGGCAGAAGTGGTAGGGAACGTGTTCGAAGCCACCGGTACTGGGATTGTCGTGTTGCCAGGGGCAACGCCACGGCTGGCCAATAACCAGATCAGCCATAACCAAGATGGCTTAGTGATTCAGGCCAATGCCCAACCCCTGCTGCAGCAGAACCAAATTAGCCAAAACCGGCGCAATGGTGTGGTGGAGTTTGCCCCCAGCCAGCCAGCCTTCCCTGAGACGGCGGTTGGGCATGCTGCCGAGACAGCTGCCGCAGCCACCAGAGGCACGGATCAGAGCGCGTCTGGCAGCGATGAGGCTGAGACTACGGCAGCCCTGGGCCATCTGCCCGGCAACGACACCGTGACACTGCCTAACCCAGCCGCAGCGGCTGCCTCGAGCTCTTCCGATTTATCTGCCCTCAGGGCCCGCCTGCGGGAGTTGGCTCAAGGCCAGTCAACGGCCCCAGCCGCAGAACAGTCCAGCAGCGATGATGATGTCCCAGAAGATCCGGCTGCTGCCCCTACGGTGGGCGATGCCGAGTCGCTGGCAGACAGTGGAGATAGTTCTGGGAATACGGTGGCTGAGGCAAGGACTGAGAACCTGAGTGGGGCTGAGGCTGGAGATGGAGATGGAGATGGAGATGGAGATGGAGATGCGATCGCATCTGGTAACCAGCCTCCAGCCATTGCCGCTGCCTCTGCTGCTAGATGGGAGCAGCAACAGCAACCGGCTTTAACCCTGGACCGCCTACGAGAACACCTAGCCGCCGGTCAGACTACCACTCCTCATAGCCCCGAGGGCATCAATAGTTCCGAGAGCGTTGCGTTGACCGTCATTCCTCCCCCGGTGACGCCAACAGTGTCTGAGACAACGGTTGCCAGGGACAGCCCGGCTGAGCCGGCCCAGCAATCTCTACCCAGCTCCCAGTCTTCCCAGCAAGAGCCGTCTCTGCCCGAGTTACCCCCTCAAGCCAGGGAATCGGCCCCACTCGAGGTTCCCGGTGCCCGCATTCCCATGGGCCAAGACGGTACTCTACCTACCCTGACACTAAGCCAGACCCCCGCCAACAGCCCTGAAAGCCCGCCGCCACCGCCCTCGCGCGCGTCTGCTCTGGGGTTGCACTACCGGGTGCTTGTTCCCCTAGGGCAGGAAATTACCCCAGCCCAAGTACAAGCTCAGGTGCCTGACGCCTTTCGGGTGCAATTCGATGGCCACCTGATGATGCAGGTTGGGGCTTACCCCGATCGAGCCTCAGCCGAGGAACAAGCCACCCGGCTGAGGGAAGCTGGCTTCGAGGCTGAGATTGAATACACCCCCTAG
- a CDS encoding thiamine phosphate synthase gives MADMPGTFPHLATTTADVAVYRILDANLDRAREGLRVLEDWCRFGLNQEDLTENLKHLRQSLAHWHTPDLRAARDTPGDRGTQLSHPDEEQRHSLSDVLQVNFCRVQEALRVLEEYGKLYQPAMATACKHLRYQIYSLESDLLGHQRQHQLRQAHTYLVTAPQDNLLTVVEAALQGGLPLVQYRDKHTDDGLRLQRAQVLKDLCHRYGALFLVNDRVDLALAVDADGVHLGQQDLPLATARQLLGSHRIIGCSTTNPEEMQRAIQAGADYIGVGPVFATPTKPDKAAAGLDYVRYAAEHATVPWFAIGGIDADNLDQVIQAGARRVAVVRAIMQAEAPALSSQFFETTLTRQSLLSVSA, from the coding sequence ATGGCCGATATGCCTGGGACATTTCCCCACCTAGCGACTACGACTGCCGATGTCGCAGTCTATCGTATCCTCGACGCCAATTTGGATCGGGCCCGGGAAGGTCTACGCGTGTTAGAAGACTGGTGCCGCTTTGGCTTAAATCAGGAAGACCTGACGGAAAACCTCAAGCACCTGCGGCAATCCCTGGCTCACTGGCATACCCCTGACCTCAGAGCCGCCCGGGATACGCCGGGAGACAGGGGCACTCAACTCAGCCATCCCGATGAAGAGCAGCGCCACAGCCTCAGCGATGTGCTGCAGGTCAATTTCTGCCGCGTGCAAGAAGCCCTGCGGGTCCTAGAGGAATACGGCAAGCTCTATCAGCCAGCCATGGCAACCGCGTGCAAACACCTGCGCTACCAGATTTACAGCCTAGAGAGTGATCTGCTAGGGCACCAGCGCCAACATCAACTGCGTCAAGCCCATACCTATTTAGTGACTGCCCCCCAAGACAATCTACTGACCGTGGTGGAAGCCGCTCTCCAGGGAGGACTCCCCTTGGTGCAGTATCGGGACAAACACACCGATGATGGTTTGCGGCTGCAACGGGCTCAGGTCTTAAAGGATCTATGTCACCGTTACGGAGCCTTATTTCTGGTCAATGATCGCGTTGATCTGGCCCTGGCGGTAGATGCTGACGGGGTTCATCTAGGGCAGCAAGACCTGCCCCTGGCCACAGCCCGTCAGTTGCTGGGCAGCCATCGGATTATTGGCTGCTCCACCACTAATCCTGAGGAAATGCAACGGGCCATCCAAGCGGGGGCCGACTACATCGGCGTCGGGCCAGTCTTTGCCACTCCCACCAAGCCCGATAAGGCGGCGGCCGGACTAGACTATGTGCGCTACGCTGCAGAGCACGCTACAGTCCCCTGGTTTGCCATCGGCGGTATCGATGCAGACAATCTCGACCAGGTGATTCAGGCTGGAGCCCGGCGGGTAGCCGTGGTGCGGGCCATCATGCAGGCTGAAGCTCCGGCCCTCAGCAGCCAATTTTTTGAGACGACTCTGACTCGCCAGTCCCTCCTGTCTGTTTCTGCTTAA